A portion of the Oxynema aestuarii AP17 genome contains these proteins:
- a CDS encoding phycobilisome linker polypeptide produces the protein MLGQVAGGSSANTGAGNRYFRYEVAGLRQSEATDDMNYQIRESGSVFITVPYSRMNEEMQRITRMGGKIVNIQPIANND, from the coding sequence ATGCTCGGTCAAGTTGCAGGTGGCAGTAGCGCCAATACGGGCGCTGGAAACCGCTACTTTCGCTATGAAGTGGCAGGGCTGCGTCAAAGCGAAGCCACGGATGACATGAATTACCAGATCCGCGAAAGTGGCAGCGTGTTCATCACGGTACCTTACAGCCGGATGAATGAGGAAATGCAGCGCATTACCCGCATGGGCGGCAAAATTGTCAATATCCAGCCGATTGCCAATAACGACTAG
- a CDS encoding HEAT repeat domain-containing protein, whose protein sequence is MLDDFESASPSAPEAGGESLTVEEAIANLRHEDLSLRYYAAWWIGRFGVREPEAIDALLDLLQEHGDRTEAGGYPLQRNAARALGKVGDDRAVPALIDCLDSPDYYVREAAAEGLQRLGDPEAIPALLQLLDGGVEAAVRVPGKPHLNQPYDTIIEALGSLKATEATEAIAPFLNHFFERVQYSAARAMYQLTGDPAYGDRLVEALRGPKLQLRRSASIDLGAIGYLPAAPAIAQTLVENSIKLISLKGIVEHHLDSPESDKPPALSEAAIDILYLMDSLL, encoded by the coding sequence ATGCTGGATGATTTTGAATCAGCTTCACCGTCGGCTCCAGAGGCTGGCGGTGAGTCTCTAACTGTAGAAGAAGCGATCGCCAATCTGCGCCACGAGGATCTGAGCTTGCGCTACTATGCGGCGTGGTGGATCGGTCGTTTTGGCGTGCGCGAACCGGAGGCGATCGATGCCTTGCTCGATTTGTTGCAAGAACACGGCGATCGCACGGAAGCAGGCGGCTATCCCTTGCAACGGAACGCGGCGCGGGCGTTGGGGAAAGTCGGCGACGATCGCGCGGTTCCCGCATTGATCGACTGCCTCGATTCCCCGGACTACTACGTTCGCGAAGCGGCGGCGGAAGGGTTGCAACGCTTGGGCGACCCGGAAGCGATTCCCGCCTTGCTCCAATTACTCGATGGCGGCGTCGAAGCCGCCGTCCGGGTTCCGGGTAAACCGCACTTAAACCAACCTTACGATACGATTATCGAGGCGTTGGGGTCTCTGAAAGCGACGGAGGCGACGGAGGCGATCGCCCCGTTTTTAAATCATTTTTTTGAACGAGTGCAGTATTCGGCGGCGCGGGCGATGTACCAATTGACCGGAGATCCGGCGTATGGCGATCGCCTGGTAGAAGCGTTGCGCGGACCGAAGCTACAACTGCGGCGCTCGGCGTCGATCGACCTCGGGGCGATCGGCTATCTTCCCGCCGCTCCCGCGATCGCACAAACCTTAGTGGAAAATAGCATTAAACTGATTTCGCTCAAAGGGATCGTCGAACATCATTTAGACTCGCCGGAGTCCGACAAGCCCCCCGCGCTCTCCGAAGCGGCGATCGACATCTTATATTTAATGGATTCCCTGCTTTAG
- a CDS encoding HEAT repeat domain-containing protein, with the protein MTSQPSIHALIEAVRAADSARALAGAVRNLAQTRSPEAIPLLIEALGYNNPGAAVAAVEGLVGLGELAVPAILEQLDGYNYGARAWGIRALAAIGDPRGLDILTEAAKNDFALSVRRAAARGLGNILWDRLEATPREQERERVHHCLIQVTEDPEWVVRYAAVVGIEGLVKNGRSPEPSWVPQSLARLERLSSEDEVLVVRARALLACQNLQTGVTAGVN; encoded by the coding sequence ATGACTTCGCAACCCTCCATCCACGCCCTGATCGAAGCCGTTCGCGCTGCCGATTCCGCCCGAGCTCTGGCGGGAGCCGTTCGGAATTTAGCTCAAACTCGTTCCCCGGAAGCGATTCCCCTCCTGATCGAAGCTCTCGGCTACAACAATCCCGGCGCTGCCGTGGCTGCGGTCGAAGGGCTGGTCGGTTTGGGCGAGCTCGCGGTTCCCGCAATTTTGGAACAGCTCGACGGCTACAACTACGGCGCCCGTGCCTGGGGAATTCGTGCCTTAGCCGCAATTGGCGACCCGCGCGGCTTGGATATTTTGACCGAGGCGGCGAAGAACGATTTTGCCCTGAGCGTGCGCCGGGCCGCCGCGAGGGGATTGGGAAATATTCTCTGGGATCGCTTGGAGGCGACCCCACGGGAGCAAGAGCGAGAACGAGTCCATCACTGTTTGATCCAGGTCACGGAGGATCCGGAATGGGTGGTGCGTTATGCGGCGGTGGTCGGAATCGAGGGACTGGTGAAAAATGGGCGATCGCCCGAACCGAGTTGGGTTCCTCAAAGTTTGGCTCGCTTGGAACGCTTATCGAGTGAGGATGAGGTTTTAGTAGTGCGCGCTCGGGCGCTTTTGGCCTGTCAAAATTTACAAACGGGCGTCACGGCTGGGGTGAATTAA
- a CDS encoding Dabb family protein — translation MGNSRIKHIVMWRLHESAEGASKAENALTMKKMLEGLKGTIAEIEAIEVGINAIASPASYDVVLSSEFASMEALDRYQKHPEHQKCKDFIVKVVGDRAVVDYEVDS, via the coding sequence ATGGGAAATTCGAGAATAAAACATATCGTAATGTGGCGCTTGCACGAGTCTGCGGAAGGGGCTTCTAAGGCAGAAAATGCTTTAACAATGAAGAAAATGCTCGAAGGGTTGAAAGGCACGATCGCGGAAATCGAGGCGATCGAGGTCGGCATCAATGCGATCGCCTCTCCCGCCAGTTACGATGTGGTTTTATCTTCTGAATTTGCCAGTATGGAAGCACTCGATCGCTATCAAAAACATCCAGAACATCAAAAATGTAAGGATTTTATTGTCAAAGTGGTCGGCGATCGCGCGGTGGTCGATTATGAAGTCGATTCGTGA
- a CDS encoding tellurite resistance TerB family protein, which yields MLLKQAIWPNDGSYKFLETMSKYDKIFNAYAKSSEKLTPVEGLFAIALIVVYADGEMSAKELELFRDILASGSVKGYSQADFRVVSGKIDTIWDLQGTGALLNAAIEALPTDMREDAYTVAVAFAIADGRVTKEESEYLEKLARALEIPEAKAEQIVAEEWNNFNSP from the coding sequence ATGCTCCTAAAACAAGCAATATGGCCGAACGACGGATCTTATAAATTTCTCGAAACGATGAGCAAATACGACAAGATTTTTAATGCTTATGCCAAATCTTCGGAAAAACTCACCCCAGTTGAGGGCTTATTTGCGATCGCCTTAATTGTGGTTTATGCCGATGGGGAGATGTCGGCGAAAGAATTAGAGTTATTTCGAGATATTTTAGCCAGTGGTTCGGTCAAAGGCTATTCGCAAGCCGATTTCCGGGTCGTCTCCGGAAAAATCGATACGATTTGGGATTTACAGGGAACGGGGGCGCTGCTGAATGCGGCGATCGAGGCATTACCGACGGATATGAGAGAAGATGCGTATACCGTGGCGGTGGCTTTTGCGATCGCCGACGGTCGAGTTACGAAGGAAGAGTCGGAATATTTGGAAAAATTAGCACGAGCTTTGGAAATTCCCGAGGCGAAAGCGGAGCAAATCGTTGCCGAAGAATGGAACAACTTCAATTCGCCGTAA